The Drosophila biarmipes strain raj3 chromosome 2L, RU_DBia_V1.1, whole genome shotgun sequence genome has a window encoding:
- the LOC108032685 gene encoding LOW QUALITY PROTEIN: uncharacterized protein LOC108032685 (The sequence of the model RefSeq protein was modified relative to this genomic sequence to represent the inferred CDS: inserted 1 base in 1 codon), with the protein MKFKYQKKHRPLDPIXQALRKFARVLGKAFLYLGTPPLCPLRQASALTLLHCHYLGVCPICSLCSFSGSPTLCWSPCSSCCASSSTSSAPYKSSTKSRRPNTWATVTRRSGISGRRFEIRRHDNQSN; encoded by the exons ATGAAATTCAAGTATCAAAAGAAACACCGGCCGCTCGACCCAA AACAAGCCCTTCGAAAATTCGCACGTG TTCTTGGCAAGGCCTTTTTGTACCTTGGCACTCCCCCCTTGTGTCCACTCCGCCAGGCGAGTGCCTTGACCCTGCTCCATTGTCACTATCTCGGCGTGTGCCCGATCTGCAGTCTGTGTTCCTTTTCCGGAAGCCCCACATTATGCTGGAGTCCGTGTTCTTCGTGCTGCGCCAGTTCTTCAACTTCGTCTGCCCCATACAAATCTTCTACGAAATCGAGGAGACCGAACACATGGGCCACGGTAACCAGGAGGAGTGGGATATCTGGACGGAGATTTGAGATTCGACGGCATGACAACCAAAGCAATTGA
- the LOC108032440 gene encoding uncharacterized protein LOC108032440 isoform X2, producing the protein MKTMHLIAPPATSDKLENVSETEFVFNEEEEECAHWPLAVQLSRTTMQLIDYKMFIAARRIQSFWRGHRVRKLIHQRWKAAVTIQRWWRGFRVRRTLWKHLEQRLQDTVLGHFHRAAVRIQALFRGWRARRTIHDVQNLRRMQATAAEDLVNCVILQLHHIKKTESLPGLFSLRDSVILSRVDKLITTMMFRFHNGRVLSIVANKMSQREEHRRNFEDGRFYNPFPYAGPNFNELCHVVDEGKVVTKDLTADLRFAGIVAKFEESHREEHLRETHRRFDTRKIQEQLDNINAQEVHSQRKFCADVIESMRKWSIWSGANVNAKQNIFQSPAEVDRFFNRAKHIMSDYNIIAAEDLVNLEGFQEDFFR; encoded by the exons ATGAAGACAATGCATTTGATTGCACCTCCCGCAACCTCCGATAAGTTGGAAAATGTTTCCGAGACTGAGTTCGT TTTCAATGAAGAAGAGGAGGAATGTGCCCACTGGCCTTTGGCGGTTCAATTGTCCAG AACCACTATGCAGCTGATCGATTACAAGATGTTCATTGCGGCTCGTCGCATCCAATCCTTTTGGCGTGGCCACCGCGTCCGAAAGCTGATCCACCAGCGCTGGAAGGCGGCAGTTACCATCCAGCGCTGGTGGCGTGGCTTTCGGGTTCGGAGGACACTGTGGAAACACCTGGAGCAGCGACTGCAGGACACGGTCCTCGGGCATTTTCACCGGGCGGCCGTCCGCATCCAGGCTCTGTTTCGTGGGTGGCGGGCCAGGAGGACCATCCACGATGTGCAAAACCTGCGCCGCATGCAAGCCACAGCCGCCGAGGACCTGGTCAACTGCGTGATCCTCCAGCTGCACCACATTAAGAAAACCGAATCCTTGCCAGGACTCTTTTCACTGCGGGACTCAGT CATCCTCTCCAGGGTCGACAAACTGATTACCACCATGATGTTTCGCTTCCACAATGGTCGTGTGCTGTCGATAGTAGCCAACAAGATGTCCCAAAGGGAGGAGCACCGAAGGAACTTCGAAGATGGCCGGTTCTATAATCCATTCCCCTATGCCGGACCCAACTTCAACGAGCTATGTCATGTTGTGGACGAGGGCAAAGTGGTTACCAAGGACTTGACCGCTGATCTGCGCTTTGCCGGAATTGTCGCCAAGTTCGAGGAGTCTCACCGGGAAGAACACTTAAGAGAAACCCATCGTCGTTTTGATACCC GCAAAATTCAAGAGCAATTAGACAACATCAATGCCCAAGAAGTACATTCTCAGCGTAAATTCTGTGCGGACGTTATAGAAAGCATGCGCAAATGGTCGATCTGGAGTGGAGCCAATGTTAATgctaaacaaaatatttttcaaagccCAGCCGAGGTGGACAGATTTTTTAACAGGGCGAAACATATTATGAGTGACTACAATATAATAGCCGCAGAGGACCTTGTAAATTTAGAAGGCTTTCAAGAAGATTTCTTCAGATAA
- the LOC108032426 gene encoding retinoid-inducible serine carboxypeptidase, with the protein MWCGSLAVVCLLALGLSEARKGFGPGEQDWGYVDVREGAHMFYWLFYTTANVSSYTERPLVLWLQGGPGGSSTALGNFEELGPVDRNGNPREGNFVQHVNVLFIDNPVGAGFSYADNTSLLVTNNEQLIDDLVTFMLHFYKLHKEFKDVPLHIFSESYGGKMVPALAIRLDEAMKSGELAQPGTLKSVTIGNPWISTRYISREHSKYLFVNGLVDEDGVVLLDAQEERILSALKRHEFNNATEEYMKWYDLMQELTGNTYLYNTQTHLDLSEDRTYGYGYDFVSFMGENVSEALQINGSVFAMQVIDVLTSLHGDRLKSDMNAIPRLLNETSVKVNLYSGQLDTLVPTTATLALIRDWAWTDKSKYLEANRTAIVVDGKLQGFEKIGGKFGMYWINRSGHLAPADNPIAMQYVLKSVTQYDSQTSE; encoded by the exons ATGTGGTGCGGTTCCTTGGCGGTGGTCTGCCTCCTCGCGCTGGGGCTTTCGGAGGCCCGCAAGGGATTCGGGCCTGGAGAGCAGGACTGGGGTTACGTGGACGTCCGCGAGGGGGCGCACATGTTCTACTGGCTCTTCTACACCACCGCCAACGTGAGCAGCTACACGGAGCGCCCGCTGGTCCTGTGGCTGCAGGGAGGACCCGGGGGCTCCTCCACTGCCCTGGGAAACTTCGAGGAACTCGGCCCTGTGGACAGGAATGGTAATCCACGCGAGGGTAACTTCGTGCAGCACGTCAATGTGCTGTTCATCGACAATCCCGTGGGGGCGGGCTTCAGCTATGCGGATAACACCAGTCTGCTGGTGACCAACAACGAGCAGCTCATCGACGATCTCGTGACCTTCATGCTGCACTTCTACAAGCTGCACAAGGAGTTCAAGGACGTGCCGCTGCACATTTTCTCCGAAAGTTATGGAGGAAAAATGGTTCCCGCCCTGGCCATCCGACTCGACGAGGCCATGAAGTCCGGGGAGTTGGCTCAGCCGGGTACCCTTAAGTCTGTGACCATTGGCAATCCCTGGATATCGACTCGCTACATTAGCCGGGAGCACTCCAAGTACTTGTTCGTCAACGGCCTGGTCGATGAGGATGGCGTGGTGCTGCTGGATGCCCAGGAAGAGCGCATCCTTAGTGCACTCAAGAGGCACGAGTTCAATAACGCCACCGAGGAGTACATGAAGTGGTACGATCTGATGCAGGAGCTGACTGGCAACACCTACCTGTACAACACACAGACCCACTTGGACCTTTCCGAGGACCGCACCTACGGATACGGATATGATTTCGTATCCTTCATGGGGGAGAACGTGAGTGAGGCCCTGCAAATCAACGGCAGTGTCTTTGCGATGCAGGTTATAGATGTGCTGACTAGTCTGCACGGAGATCGTCTCAAGTCGGATATGAATGCGA TTCCCCGTCTGCTGAATGAAACCTCCGTCAAGGTGAATTTATATTCCGGCCAGTTGGACACTCTGGTGCCCACCACAGCCACCCTGGCCTTGATCAGGGACTGGGCCTGGACCGATAAGTCGAAATACCTCGAGGCCAATCGCACTGCCATCGTGGTCGATGGCAAGCTGCAGGGTTTTGAAAAAATTGGAGGCAAGTTCGGGATGTACTGGATCAACAGGTCGGGTCACTTGGCACCCGCCGATAACCCAATAGCCATGCAATACGTTCTCAAATCTGTCACCCAGTATGACAGCCAAACCTCCGAGTAG
- the LOC108032680 gene encoding phenoloxidase-activating factor 2 encodes MVRLSILCLLLGLYGVQSLFCDYSGEKECVPRNLCRIGTESGIPSVQFRTFANGNQGCPAAEICCHRSEMLAMPVSGPVPDQWTPPDCGHANRDGRTFKKYNAGDTAQEAELPWMVVLLDARYFHTVGGGSLIKPDVVLTATSVIRKIPEEYLLARAGEWDLNSNAELGKHKDLVIRKIVPHPYFSETTGANNVALLFLDSPLPLSSHINLICLPPPNRAFIPNRCIVSGWGKRTMNDVSFIHALKKIEVPLVDSFSCEQQLRRPYTAAFTLHNSLLCAGGEIGKDSCEGDGGAPLACPLQGDPNRYEQVGIVNFGAGCGEPIPAAYTDVSKMLPWINHQIQLGTIGTIVQATENPNHDNIIEFGEIPNLQLSPVDMVVEEA; translated from the exons ATGGTTCGCCTTTCAATATTGTGCTTGCTTCTGGGGCTCTACGGAGTCCAGTCCCTTTTTTGTGATTACTCTGGTGAAAAGGAGTGTGTGCCGAGAAACTTATGCAGGATCGGCACCGAATCCGGAATACCTAGCGTACAGTTTCGGACTTTTGCAAATGGAAACCAGGGATGTCCTGCCGCCGAAATCTGCTGCCACAGATCGGAAATG CTAGCAATGCCGGTCTCGGGACCAGTCCCCGATCAATGGACTCCACCCGACTGTGGGCACGCAAACCGTGACGGCAGGACCTTCAAAAAGTACAACGCGGGAGACACCGCCCAGGAGGCAGAGCTGCCTTGGATGGTGGTCCTGCTAGATGCCCGGTACTTCCATACGGTGGGCGGTGGCTCCTTGATCAAACCGGATGTAGTGCTCACAGCCACCTCCGTGATCCGTAAAATCCCCGAGGAGTATCTCCTTGCGCGAGCAGGGGAATGGGATCTCAATTCCAACGCCGAGCTGGGAAAACATAAGGATTTGGTCATCAGGAAGATCGTGCCGCACCCGTACTTTTCCGAGACTACAGGAGCAAACAACGTGGCACTGTTGTTCCTGGACAGTCCACTTCCACTGTCTAGCCATATAAATCTCATCTGCCTGCCGCCCCCAAATCGGGCCTTTATCCCGAATCGTTGCATCGTCAGTGGCTGGGGTAAGAGGACGATGAACGATGTGAGTTTCATCCATGCCCTGAAGAAGATCGAGGTGCCGTTGGTGGATAGTTTCTCGTGCGAGCAGCAATTGCGCCGGCCTTATACAGCAGCCTTCACTCTTCATAACAGCCTCCTCTGCGCCGGCGGAGAGATTGGCAAGGATTCGTGCGAGGGCGACGGGGGAGCCCCACTGGCCTGTCCGCTCCAAGGCGATCCCAATCGCTACGAGCAGGTCGGCATCGTCAACTTTGGAGCCGGATGCGGGGAGCCAATTCCGGCAGCCTACACTGATGTTTCTAAAATGCTACCTTGGATTAACCATCAGATCCAACTAGGTACGATtggtacaattgtacaagcaACTGAAAATCCCAATCATGATAATATAATCGAATTCGGCGAGATACCAAACTTGCAGCTTTCACCTGTCGACATGGTAGTAGAAGAAGcatga
- the LOC108032416 gene encoding retinoid-inducible serine carboxypeptidase, whose translation MQLNPIKNIIWLWALFFFVSLTYVQGRIGLGPGAQEWDYVEVREGAHLFYWLLYTTANVTRFTQRPLVIWLQGGPGVASSGGGVFEQLGPIDIEGRARESSWVRHMNVLFVDSPVGTGFAYVEEHGRYARNNRQIALDLVQLMKQFLDKYPAFQNVPLHIFSESYGGKMAPEFALELHLAKRSGRLNCQLKSVVVGNPWTSPLDSVLSYAPFLLQAGIVDDDGYRRISRLAGELAGLVYSEKWLRALMKASEVQEEIASSSGGVFIYNTQRRVHVDEVYRYGEDPKMSHFVRTNVTRALGLEKMPVWMEQNSTVFERLGYDIFKPANHIVARLLEETPIRVGIYSGILDLLCATPGTVSWIRRLKWARRSEYARAPRTAFRIDGMLEGYEKHGGRLSMFWVFRAGHLVQQENPAAMGYILKYFTNYG comes from the exons ATGCAGCTCAATccgattaaaaatattatttggcTGTGGGCTCTGTTCTTTTTCGTATCGCTGACTTACGTGCAAG GACGCATTGGTCTGGGACCCGGAGCTCAGGAGTGGGACTACGTGGAGGTCCGCGAGGGCGCGCACCTTTTCTACTGGCTCCTGTACACCACGGCCAATGTGACTAGATTCACGCAGAGGCCCCTGGTCATCTGGCTGCAGGGTGGCCCTGGAGTGGCCTCCTCGGGAGGTGGGGTCTTTGAGCAGTTGGGCCCCATCGACATCGAGGGCAGGGCGAGGGAAAGCAGTTGGGTGCGGCATATGAATGTGCTCTTCGTGGACAGTCCTGTGGGCACGGGATTCGCTTACGTGGAGGAGCACGGCCGCTATGCCAGAAACAACCGGCAGATAGCCCTCGATCTCGTCCAACTGATGAAGCAGTTCTTGGATAAGTATCCGGCTTTTCAAAACGTCCCCCTGCACATCTTCTCCGAGAGCTACGGCGGCAAAATGGCCCCCGAATTTGCGCTGGAACTGCATTTGGCCAAGAGGAGTGGCAGATTAAACTGCCAACTGAAGTCCGTGGTGGTGGGCAATCCCTGGACCTCTCCACTGGACAGTGTCCTTTCCTATGCTCCATTCCTGCTTCAGGCCGGCATTGTGGATGACGATGGGTATCGCAGAATATCGCGATTGGCCGGCGAGCTGGCCGGACTCGTTTACTCAGAGAAGTGGCTGCGTGCCCTGATGAAGGCCTCCGAGGTTCAAGAGGAGATCGCCTCTAGCTCCGGCGGCGTCTTTATCTACAACACTCAACGGCGCGTCCACGTGGACGAGGTCTACCGGTACGGTGAGGACCCCAAGATGAGCCACTTCGTGCGCACCAACGTCACGCGGGCACTGGGACTCGAGAAAATGCCCGTGTGGATGGAGCAAAATTCCACGGTCTTCGAACGCCTCGGCTACGATATTTTCAAGCCAGCCAATCATATAG TGGCCAGATTGCTGGAGGAAACGCCCATCCGGGTGGGCATTTACTCGGGAATCCTGGACCTACTTTGCGCCACGCCCGGCACCGTGAGTTGGATCCGTCGACTTAAGTGGGCTCGTAGGTCGGAGTATGCGAGGGCACCGCGTACCGCCTTCCGGATCGACGGGATGCTCGAGGGCTACGAAAAGCACGGAGGACGACTAAGCATGTTCTGGGTCTTCAGGGCGGGACATCTGGTACAGCAAGAAAATCCGGCGGCCATGGGGTACATTCTGAAGTACTTTACTAACTATGGATGA
- the LOC108032440 gene encoding uncharacterized protein LOC108032440 isoform X1, with product MKTMHLIAPPATSDKLENVSETEFVSFNEEEEECAHWPLAVQLSRTTMQLIDYKMFIAARRIQSFWRGHRVRKLIHQRWKAAVTIQRWWRGFRVRRTLWKHLEQRLQDTVLGHFHRAAVRIQALFRGWRARRTIHDVQNLRRMQATAAEDLVNCVILQLHHIKKTESLPGLFSLRDSVILSRVDKLITTMMFRFHNGRVLSIVANKMSQREEHRRNFEDGRFYNPFPYAGPNFNELCHVVDEGKVVTKDLTADLRFAGIVAKFEESHREEHLRETHRRFDTRKIQEQLDNINAQEVHSQRKFCADVIESMRKWSIWSGANVNAKQNIFQSPAEVDRFFNRAKHIMSDYNIIAAEDLVNLEGFQEDFFR from the exons ATGAAGACAATGCATTTGATTGCACCTCCCGCAACCTCCGATAAGTTGGAAAATGTTTCCGAGACTGAGTTCGT TAGTTTCAATGAAGAAGAGGAGGAATGTGCCCACTGGCCTTTGGCGGTTCAATTGTCCAG AACCACTATGCAGCTGATCGATTACAAGATGTTCATTGCGGCTCGTCGCATCCAATCCTTTTGGCGTGGCCACCGCGTCCGAAAGCTGATCCACCAGCGCTGGAAGGCGGCAGTTACCATCCAGCGCTGGTGGCGTGGCTTTCGGGTTCGGAGGACACTGTGGAAACACCTGGAGCAGCGACTGCAGGACACGGTCCTCGGGCATTTTCACCGGGCGGCCGTCCGCATCCAGGCTCTGTTTCGTGGGTGGCGGGCCAGGAGGACCATCCACGATGTGCAAAACCTGCGCCGCATGCAAGCCACAGCCGCCGAGGACCTGGTCAACTGCGTGATCCTCCAGCTGCACCACATTAAGAAAACCGAATCCTTGCCAGGACTCTTTTCACTGCGGGACTCAGT CATCCTCTCCAGGGTCGACAAACTGATTACCACCATGATGTTTCGCTTCCACAATGGTCGTGTGCTGTCGATAGTAGCCAACAAGATGTCCCAAAGGGAGGAGCACCGAAGGAACTTCGAAGATGGCCGGTTCTATAATCCATTCCCCTATGCCGGACCCAACTTCAACGAGCTATGTCATGTTGTGGACGAGGGCAAAGTGGTTACCAAGGACTTGACCGCTGATCTGCGCTTTGCCGGAATTGTCGCCAAGTTCGAGGAGTCTCACCGGGAAGAACACTTAAGAGAAACCCATCGTCGTTTTGATACCC GCAAAATTCAAGAGCAATTAGACAACATCAATGCCCAAGAAGTACATTCTCAGCGTAAATTCTGTGCGGACGTTATAGAAAGCATGCGCAAATGGTCGATCTGGAGTGGAGCCAATGTTAATgctaaacaaaatatttttcaaagccCAGCCGAGGTGGACAGATTTTTTAACAGGGCGAAACATATTATGAGTGACTACAATATAATAGCCGCAGAGGACCTTGTAAATTTAGAAGGCTTTCAAGAAGATTTCTTCAGATAA
- the LOC108032684 gene encoding uncharacterized protein LOC108032684 isoform X3, with protein MEVVELPTQRPIITGIHSRYRLGDVVNGNCSSDYSKPAANLTWWINDIQVPPNYLRIYDIQRHLAEHLESSVLEINFVVTVHHFIKSRLKLKCSARIHEIYAQETEKVIEEDRPRILASGRSPDMNMYPFDQPGDVDEHNELFLIHSDAAAGPFAWCPIRLLLLWPSVWALGNLVGVQYVGRAER; from the exons ATGGAGGTGGTTG AACTGCCCACCCAACGACCCATAATTACCGGCATCCATTCAAGATACCGGCTGGGGGACGTTGTGAATGGCAACTGCTCATCGGATTACTCGAAGCCGGCTGCGAATCTCACCTGGTGGATCAACGACATACAGGTGCCGCCCAACTACCTCCGCATCTACGACATTCAGCGGCATTTGGCCGAGCACCTGGAGTCGTCAGTTCTGGAGATCAACTTCGTGGTGACGGTGCACCACTTCATCAAGAGTCGCTTGAAG TTGAAGTGCTCTGCTCGAATACACGAAATCTACGCCCAGGAGACCGAGAAAGTGATCGAGGAGGATCGCCCCAGGATTCTGGCCTCTGGAAGATCCCCTGACATGAACATGTATCCTTTCGATCAGCCCGGTGATGTGGATGAGCACAACGAACTATTCTTGATACACTCAG ATGCCGCTGCCGGACCATTCGCCTGGTGTCCCAtccggctcctgctcctgtgGCCAAGTGTCTGGGCCTTGGGGAACCTGGTGGGAGTTCAATATGTTGGCAGAGCGGAGCGGTGA
- the LOC108032684 gene encoding uncharacterized protein LOC108032684 isoform X1 yields MQKPALKLRRLFIITAVYIASLPGLTVGLRNVNVRIPSAVKRGDNALLICNYDIENDTLYTVKWYRGRREFYRYTPKENPAWKIFTKTNEIDVETTQSNASHVLLRNVPTSISGKFACEVSADAPTFDTSIVAADMEVVELPTQRPIITGIHSRYRLGDVVNGNCSSDYSKPAANLTWWINDIQVPPNYLRIYDIQRHLAEHLESSVLEINFVVTVHHFIKSRLKLKCSARIHEIYAQETEKVIEEDRPRILASGRSPDMNMYPFDQPGDVDEHNELFLIHSDAAAGPFAWCPIRLLLLWPSVWALGNLVGVQYVGRAER; encoded by the exons GTCTCACTGTGGGGCTGCGCAATGTCAACGTCCGCATCCCGTCCGCCGTAAAGCGGGGCGATAATGCGCTCTTAATCTGCAATTATGACATCGAGAACGACACGCTCTACACGGTGAAGTGGTACCGCGGCCGGCGGGAGTTCTATCGCTACACGCCGAAGGAGAATCCGGCCTGGAAGATATTCACCAAAACGAACGAAATCGATGTCGAG ACCACCCAATCGAATGCCAGCCATGTCCTCTTGCGCAATGTGCCCACCTCAATATCGGGCAAGTTTGCCTGCGAAGTGTCCGCGGATGCACCCACCTTCGATACCTCCATTGTGGCCGCCGACATGGAGGTGGTTG AACTGCCCACCCAACGACCCATAATTACCGGCATCCATTCAAGATACCGGCTGGGGGACGTTGTGAATGGCAACTGCTCATCGGATTACTCGAAGCCGGCTGCGAATCTCACCTGGTGGATCAACGACATACAGGTGCCGCCCAACTACCTCCGCATCTACGACATTCAGCGGCATTTGGCCGAGCACCTGGAGTCGTCAGTTCTGGAGATCAACTTCGTGGTGACGGTGCACCACTTCATCAAGAGTCGCTTGAAG TTGAAGTGCTCTGCTCGAATACACGAAATCTACGCCCAGGAGACCGAGAAAGTGATCGAGGAGGATCGCCCCAGGATTCTGGCCTCTGGAAGATCCCCTGACATGAACATGTATCCTTTCGATCAGCCCGGTGATGTGGATGAGCACAACGAACTATTCTTGATACACTCAG ATGCCGCTGCCGGACCATTCGCCTGGTGTCCCAtccggctcctgctcctgtgGCCAAGTGTCTGGGCCTTGGGGAACCTGGTGGGAGTTCAATATGTTGGCAGAGCGGAGCGGTGA
- the LOC108032684 gene encoding cell adhesion molecule 3 isoform X2: MGFFVAAVAAAVLLLLLRCCSCWLLMTTQSNASHVLLRNVPTSISGKFACEVSADAPTFDTSIVAADMEVVELPTQRPIITGIHSRYRLGDVVNGNCSSDYSKPAANLTWWINDIQVPPNYLRIYDIQRHLAEHLESSVLEINFVVTVHHFIKSRLKLKCSARIHEIYAQETEKVIEEDRPRILASGRSPDMNMYPFDQPGDVDEHNELFLIHSDAAAGPFAWCPIRLLLLWPSVWALGNLVGVQYVGRAER; this comes from the exons ATGGGCttctttgttgctgctgttgctgctgcggtgttgctgttgctgctgcgatgTTGCAGTTGCTGGTTGCTGATG ACCACCCAATCGAATGCCAGCCATGTCCTCTTGCGCAATGTGCCCACCTCAATATCGGGCAAGTTTGCCTGCGAAGTGTCCGCGGATGCACCCACCTTCGATACCTCCATTGTGGCCGCCGACATGGAGGTGGTTG AACTGCCCACCCAACGACCCATAATTACCGGCATCCATTCAAGATACCGGCTGGGGGACGTTGTGAATGGCAACTGCTCATCGGATTACTCGAAGCCGGCTGCGAATCTCACCTGGTGGATCAACGACATACAGGTGCCGCCCAACTACCTCCGCATCTACGACATTCAGCGGCATTTGGCCGAGCACCTGGAGTCGTCAGTTCTGGAGATCAACTTCGTGGTGACGGTGCACCACTTCATCAAGAGTCGCTTGAAG TTGAAGTGCTCTGCTCGAATACACGAAATCTACGCCCAGGAGACCGAGAAAGTGATCGAGGAGGATCGCCCCAGGATTCTGGCCTCTGGAAGATCCCCTGACATGAACATGTATCCTTTCGATCAGCCCGGTGATGTGGATGAGCACAACGAACTATTCTTGATACACTCAG ATGCCGCTGCCGGACCATTCGCCTGGTGTCCCAtccggctcctgctcctgtgGCCAAGTGTCTGGGCCTTGGGGAACCTGGTGGGAGTTCAATATGTTGGCAGAGCGGAGCGGTGA
- the LOC108032440 gene encoding uncharacterized protein LOC108032440 isoform X3, translating into MKTMHLIAPPATSDKLENVSETDSFNEEEEECAHWPLAVQLSRTTMQLIDYKMFIAARRIQSFWRGHRVRKLIHQRWKAAVTIQRWWRGFRVRRTLWKHLEQRLQDTVLGHFHRAAVRIQALFRGWRARRTIHDVQNLRRMQATAAEDLVNCVILQLHHIKKTESLPGLFSLRDSVILSRVDKLITTMMFRFHNGRVLSIVANKMSQREEHRRNFEDGRFYNPFPYAGPNFNELCHVVDEGKVVTKDLTADLRFAGIVAKFEESHREEHLRETHRRFDTRKIQEQLDNINAQEVHSQRKFCADVIESMRKWSIWSGANVNAKQNIFQSPAEVDRFFNRAKHIMSDYNIIAAEDLVNLEGFQEDFFR; encoded by the exons ATGAAGACAATGCATTTGATTGCACCTCCCGCAACCTCCGATAAGTTGGAAAATGTTTCCGAGACTGA TAGTTTCAATGAAGAAGAGGAGGAATGTGCCCACTGGCCTTTGGCGGTTCAATTGTCCAG AACCACTATGCAGCTGATCGATTACAAGATGTTCATTGCGGCTCGTCGCATCCAATCCTTTTGGCGTGGCCACCGCGTCCGAAAGCTGATCCACCAGCGCTGGAAGGCGGCAGTTACCATCCAGCGCTGGTGGCGTGGCTTTCGGGTTCGGAGGACACTGTGGAAACACCTGGAGCAGCGACTGCAGGACACGGTCCTCGGGCATTTTCACCGGGCGGCCGTCCGCATCCAGGCTCTGTTTCGTGGGTGGCGGGCCAGGAGGACCATCCACGATGTGCAAAACCTGCGCCGCATGCAAGCCACAGCCGCCGAGGACCTGGTCAACTGCGTGATCCTCCAGCTGCACCACATTAAGAAAACCGAATCCTTGCCAGGACTCTTTTCACTGCGGGACTCAGT CATCCTCTCCAGGGTCGACAAACTGATTACCACCATGATGTTTCGCTTCCACAATGGTCGTGTGCTGTCGATAGTAGCCAACAAGATGTCCCAAAGGGAGGAGCACCGAAGGAACTTCGAAGATGGCCGGTTCTATAATCCATTCCCCTATGCCGGACCCAACTTCAACGAGCTATGTCATGTTGTGGACGAGGGCAAAGTGGTTACCAAGGACTTGACCGCTGATCTGCGCTTTGCCGGAATTGTCGCCAAGTTCGAGGAGTCTCACCGGGAAGAACACTTAAGAGAAACCCATCGTCGTTTTGATACCC GCAAAATTCAAGAGCAATTAGACAACATCAATGCCCAAGAAGTACATTCTCAGCGTAAATTCTGTGCGGACGTTATAGAAAGCATGCGCAAATGGTCGATCTGGAGTGGAGCCAATGTTAATgctaaacaaaatatttttcaaagccCAGCCGAGGTGGACAGATTTTTTAACAGGGCGAAACATATTATGAGTGACTACAATATAATAGCCGCAGAGGACCTTGTAAATTTAGAAGGCTTTCAAGAAGATTTCTTCAGATAA